A genomic window from Triticum urartu cultivar G1812 chromosome 7, Tu2.1, whole genome shotgun sequence includes:
- the LOC125523730 gene encoding pectinesterase-like produces the protein MAALSPALLISILVVLVATATTAQCRPQKDHGHAAKTAFSPLATVHAICSTTPHPASCLASAAVHLDAATAHLLASSITVPLLPASILSVALASLRGALSAVSSLSPVLSSTLSAPSSSTTPLRRGAAQDCLELHDATLGSLSRSASLLASPGEGLPSVRAHLSAALTNKATCLDGLAGASGPRMDGLLASLDDAYEHVSNSLSLVARRGGGGSAASFQATVAKIIHHNRRLLQDDEDSDGDDDDSSRNDNDDDNSRNDNEDSGNSDGNNGSGDTVITVAKDGSGNVRTVGEAVAAAPNNSEARTVIQVKAGTYVENVEVPPYKTNIALVGEGRDVTVITGSRSAADGWTTFRTATVGVSGEGFLARDIAFRNTAGAARGQAVALRVNADMAAAYRCAVDGHQDALYAHSFRQFYRECALSGTVDLAFGNAAAVLQACALVAGAPVPGQSNVLTAQSRGDPNQDTGFAVHNCTVEASPELLASGVGTRTFLGRPWGAYARAVVIESFLGPLVDRDGWTGWPGAEPGRADTVYFGEYANEGAGAGTGARVGWAGFHEMDYDEAAQFAVDKFIYGDDWLAATSFPYDQGI, from the exons CCCGGCGTCGTGCCTCGCGTCGGCCGCCGTGCACCTCGACGCCGCCACGGCCCATCTCCTGGCGTCGTCCATCACCGTCCCCCTCCTCCCGGCGAGCATCCTCTCGGTCGCGCTCGCCTCCCTCCGCGGTGCGCTCTCGGCCGTCTCCTCCCTCTCCCCCGTCCTCTCCTCCACGCTCTCGGCCCCGTCGTCCTCGACGACGCCGCTCCGGCGCGGCGCCGCGCAGGACTGCCTCGAGCTCCACGACGCCACGCTGGGCTCCCTCTCGCGCTCCGCCTCGCTGCTCGCGTCCCCCGGCGAGGGCCTCCCCTCGGTGCGCGCGCACCTCTCGGCCGCGCTCACCAACAAGGCCACCTGCCTCGACGGCCTCGCCGGCGCCTCCGGCCCGCGGATGGACGGCCTGCTCGCCTCCCTCGACGACGCCTACGAGCACGTCTCCAACTCGCTCTCCCTCGTCGCCCGCCGCGGCGGTGGAGGGTCCGCGGCCAGCTTCCAAGCCACGGTGGCCAAGATCATCCACCACAACCGGCGCCTGCTCCAGGACGACGAAGACAGCGATGGGGACGACGACGACAGCAGCCGcaacgacaacgacgacgacaaCAGCCGCAACGACAACGAGGACAGCGGCAACAGCGACGGCAACAACGGCAGCGGCGACACGGTGATCACGGTGGCGAAGGACGGGTCGGGGAACGTCCGGACGGtgggggaggcggtggccgcggcGCCGAACAACAGCGAGGCGAGGACGGTGATCCAGGTGAAGGCCGGGACGTACGTGGAGAACGTGGAGGTGCCCCCGTACAAGACGAACATCGCCCTGGTCGGCGAGGGCCGCGACGTGACGGTCATCACCGGCAGCCGCAGCGCCGCCGACGGCTGGACCACCTTCCGCACCGCCACCGTCG GGGTGTCCGGCGAGGGGTTCCTGGCGCGGGACATCGCGTTCCGCAACACGGCGGGCGCGGCAAGGGGGCAGGCGGTGGCGCTGCGGGTGAACGCGGACATGGCGGCGGCGTACCGCTGCGCCGTCGACGGCCACCAGGACGCGCTCTACGCGCACTCCTTCCGGCAGTTCTACCGCGAGTGCGCCCTCTCCGGCACGGTGGACCTCGCCTTCGGCAACGCCGCCGCGGTGCTCCAGGCGTGCGCGCTCGTCGCCGGCGCGCCGGTCCCGGGCCAGTCGAACGTGCTCACGGCGCAGTCCCGGGGCGACCCGAACCAGGACACGGGCTTCGCCGTGCACAACTGCACCGTGGAGGCCTCGCCGGAGCTGCTCGCCAGCGGCGTCGGCACCCGCACCTTCCTCGGCCGGCCGTGGGGCGCGTACGCGCGGGCGGTGGTCATCGAGTCCTTCCTGGGCCCGCTCGTGGACCGCGACGGGTGGACAGGCTGGCCTGGCGCGGAGCCGGGCCGCGCCGACACGGTGTACTTCGGGGAGTACGCGAACGAGGGGGCCGGCGCCGGCACGGGCGCGCGCGTGGGCTGGGCCGGGTTCCACGAGATGGACTACGACGAGGCCGCCCAGTTCGCCGTCGACAAGTTCATCTACGGCGACGACTGGCTCGCCGCCACCTCCTTCCCCTACGACCAAGGCATCTAA